The Pongo abelii isolate AG06213 chromosome 11, NHGRI_mPonAbe1-v2.0_pri, whole genome shotgun sequence genome includes a window with the following:
- the LOC134759582 gene encoding histidine-rich glycoprotein-like isoform X1, which produces MQPLLREKASATPEAKGSCGCHVTHPHDRCPPAGVTEDTHTHHTYHTQKYHLHITHTTHITYTSHKPHTSHKPHTHTTHKHIPHTPHTTYTSHIPHTKIPLTHHTYHTHHMPQTHTTHKHTTYTTHHIHITQATHITQHTNTYHIHHIPHTHHTYHTHHTYHTQTYHTQSTQTHTAYTYHITIYVQHISHTHHTYHTHHTYHTHNTNIPHTCNMAYTHKTQTPHMQHTVHTTQTPQKHNIPHTQTTHKHTTHITHTPHTTHKHTTQMKHTTHKHIPHTPHTAYTLHTSHIGTHTTHNHTHNIPTTHMPHTNTSHIHIPHATHFTHTTHAQHATQHKHTTQHTMHTQHKHIPHTRHTYHTCATYYTCAVYHTHTHTHHTSTHTTHLTPHTSHTHTYTHTPLRQHLEVQPKEG; this is translated from the coding sequence ATGCAGCCCCTTCTGAGGGAAAAGGCCTCAGCCACACCTGAAGCAAAGGGCTCCTGCGGGTGCCACGTGACCCACCCACATGACCGCTGCCCACCAGCTGGAGTCACagaagacacacatacacatcacacataccacacacaaaaataccacttacacatcacacataccacacacatcacatacacatcacacaagccacacacatcacacaagccacacacacacacaacacacaaacacataccacatacaccacataccacatacacatcacacataccacacacaaaaataccacttacacatcacacataccacacacatcacatgccacaaacacatacaacacacaaacataccacatataccacacatcacatacacatcacacaagccacacacatcacacaacacacaaacacataccacatacaccacataccacatacacatcacacataccacacacatcacacataccatACACAAACATACCACACACAGAGCACACAAACACATACTGCATACACATACCACATAACCATATATGTACAACATATAtcacatacacatcacacataccacacacatcacacataccatacacacaacacaaacaTACCACACACATGCAACATGGcatacacacataaaacacaAACACCACACATGCAACATACTGTACACACAACACAAACACcacagaaacacaacataccccacacacagacaacacacaaacacaccacacacatcacacataccccacacacaacacacaaacacaccacacagatgaaacataccacacacaaacacataccgCATACACCACATACCGCATACACattacacacatcacacataggcacacacaccacacataacCACACGCACAACATACCcaccacacacatgccacacacaaacacatcccACATACACATACCACATGCCACACACttcacacataccacacacgcGCAACATGCCACacaacacaaacacaccacacaacataccatgcacacacaacacaaacacataccacatacacgtCACACATACCACACATGTGCAACATACTACACCTGTGCGGtataccatacacacacacatacacaccatacctccacacacaccactcacctcACAcctcacacctcacacacacacacctacacacacacacccctcaggcAGCATTTGGAAGTCCAGCCTAAAGAAGGGTGA
- the TMEM177 gene encoding transmembrane protein 177 isoform X1 — translation MPKYQRLGGPTSRNLSSGSCGGWKFKTKVLTGLSTVTILMAGPLWRTAAFVQRHRTGLLVGSCAGLFGVPISYHLFPDPVVQWLYQYWPQGQPAPLPPQLQSLFQEVLQDIGVPSGHCYKPFTTFTFQPVSAGFPRLPAGAVVGIPASFLGDLVINTNHPVVIHGHTVDWRSPAGARLRASLTLSREAQKFALAREVVYLESSTTALQALLAPACLAGTWALGVGAKYTLGLHAGPMNLRAAFSLVAAVAGFVAYAFSQDSLTHAVESWLDRRTASLSAAYACGGVEFYEKLLSGNVALRSLLGKEGEKLYTPSGNIVPRHLFRIKHLPYTTRRDSVLQMWRVMLNPGRS, via the exons ATGCCGAAGTACCAGAGACTGGGTGGCCCAACCAGCAGAAATTTGTCCTCTGGGagttgtggaggctggaagttcaagaccaaggtGTTAACAGG ATTGTCCACGGTGACTATACTCATGGCAGGTCCCCTGTGGCGGACCGCAGCATTTGTGCAGAGACACAGGACAGGCCTCTTGGTGGGTTCCTGTGCAGGCCTGTTTGGAGTTCCAATCTCGTACCACCTCTTCCCGGATCCCGTGGTCCAATGGCTCTACCAGTACTGGCCTCAGGGCCAGCCAGCTCCGCTCCCTCCACAGCTGCAGAGCCTCTTCCAAGAGGTGCTACAGGACATAGGTGTTCCTTCAGGCCATTGCTACAAGCCCTTCACCACCTTCACCTTCCAGCCTGTGAGTGCAGGCTTCCCAAGACTCCCTGCTGGGGCTGTGGTGGGCATCCCTGCCAGTTTCTTAGGGGACCTAGTGATCAACACTAACCATCCCGTGGTCATACATGGGCATACAGTGGACTGGCGGAGCCCAGCAGGCGCCCGGCTGAGAGCTTCCCTGACCCTGTCCCGTGAAGCCCAGAAGTTCGCCTTGGCCAGGGAAGTGGTGTACCTGGAAAGCAGCACCACTGCCCTGCAGGCCCTGCTGGCCCCAGCTTGCCTGGCAGGGACCTGGGCACTGGGTGTGGGTGCCAAGTATACCCTGGGGCTCCATGCAGGCCCCATGAATTTACGGGCTGCCTTCAGCTTGGTGGCAGCAGTGGCAGGCTTTGTGGCCTACGCCTTCTCCCAGGATTCTCTCACTCATGCCGTGGAGTCCTGGCTGGACCGCCGCACGGCCTCCCTCTCTGCAGCCTATGcctgtggtggagtggagttCTATGAGAAGCTTCTGTCGGGCAACGTGGCCCTGCGCAGTCTCTTGGGCAAAGAGGGGGAGAAGCTGTATACACCCAGCGGGAACATCGTCCCCAGACACTTGTTCCGAATCAAACATCTACCCTACACCACCCGCCGGGACTCTGTGCTGCAGATGTGGAGGGTGATGCTCAACCCGGGCCGCTCCTGA
- the TMEM177 gene encoding transmembrane protein 177 isoform X2, whose protein sequence is MAGPLWRTAAFVQRHRTGLLVGSCAGLFGVPISYHLFPDPVVQWLYQYWPQGQPAPLPPQLQSLFQEVLQDIGVPSGHCYKPFTTFTFQPVSAGFPRLPAGAVVGIPASFLGDLVINTNHPVVIHGHTVDWRSPAGARLRASLTLSREAQKFALAREVVYLESSTTALQALLAPACLAGTWALGVGAKYTLGLHAGPMNLRAAFSLVAAVAGFVAYAFSQDSLTHAVESWLDRRTASLSAAYACGGVEFYEKLLSGNVALRSLLGKEGEKLYTPSGNIVPRHLFRIKHLPYTTRRDSVLQMWRVMLNPGRS, encoded by the coding sequence ATGGCAGGTCCCCTGTGGCGGACCGCAGCATTTGTGCAGAGACACAGGACAGGCCTCTTGGTGGGTTCCTGTGCAGGCCTGTTTGGAGTTCCAATCTCGTACCACCTCTTCCCGGATCCCGTGGTCCAATGGCTCTACCAGTACTGGCCTCAGGGCCAGCCAGCTCCGCTCCCTCCACAGCTGCAGAGCCTCTTCCAAGAGGTGCTACAGGACATAGGTGTTCCTTCAGGCCATTGCTACAAGCCCTTCACCACCTTCACCTTCCAGCCTGTGAGTGCAGGCTTCCCAAGACTCCCTGCTGGGGCTGTGGTGGGCATCCCTGCCAGTTTCTTAGGGGACCTAGTGATCAACACTAACCATCCCGTGGTCATACATGGGCATACAGTGGACTGGCGGAGCCCAGCAGGCGCCCGGCTGAGAGCTTCCCTGACCCTGTCCCGTGAAGCCCAGAAGTTCGCCTTGGCCAGGGAAGTGGTGTACCTGGAAAGCAGCACCACTGCCCTGCAGGCCCTGCTGGCCCCAGCTTGCCTGGCAGGGACCTGGGCACTGGGTGTGGGTGCCAAGTATACCCTGGGGCTCCATGCAGGCCCCATGAATTTACGGGCTGCCTTCAGCTTGGTGGCAGCAGTGGCAGGCTTTGTGGCCTACGCCTTCTCCCAGGATTCTCTCACTCATGCCGTGGAGTCCTGGCTGGACCGCCGCACGGCCTCCCTCTCTGCAGCCTATGcctgtggtggagtggagttCTATGAGAAGCTTCTGTCGGGCAACGTGGCCCTGCGCAGTCTCTTGGGCAAAGAGGGGGAGAAGCTGTATACACCCAGCGGGAACATCGTCCCCAGACACTTGTTCCGAATCAAACATCTACCCTACACCACCCGCCGGGACTCTGTGCTGCAGATGTGGAGGGTGATGCTCAACCCGGGCCGCTCCTGA